In Streptomyces sclerotialus, one genomic interval encodes:
- a CDS encoding alpha/beta hydrolase — protein MGDLRDAFPSAPAMVPRWRARLAEMVPDPTLDQLRADGAFEMYERSVPGPEGAPDVSLLIARPTGLADGAPVVYHLHGGGMIGGSNRAGMEGILREWAEPLGLVVVSVEYRLAPEHPYPAGVEDCYAGLLWVARHAADLGGDPERIVVAGGSAGGGLTAALALMTRDREGPRIIGQLAMCPMLDDRNDTPSARQMAGTGLWDQHDNGVGWACLLGTAYEAADVPAYAAPARSTDLSGLAPAFIDAGAGETFRDEAVTYATRIWQAGGDAELHIWAGGFHGFDQMVPGAAVSRDARQARVNWLRRILSR, from the coding sequence ATGGGCGACCTGCGCGACGCATTCCCGTCGGCCCCCGCCATGGTTCCCCGGTGGCGTGCGCGGCTGGCCGAGATGGTTCCGGACCCCACCCTGGACCAGTTGCGCGCCGACGGGGCCTTCGAGATGTACGAGCGGAGCGTGCCCGGGCCCGAAGGGGCGCCGGACGTCTCCCTCCTCATCGCCCGCCCCACCGGCCTGGCGGACGGTGCGCCAGTCGTCTACCACCTGCACGGGGGCGGGATGATCGGTGGCAGTAACCGCGCCGGCATGGAGGGCATCCTGCGCGAGTGGGCCGAGCCGCTCGGGCTCGTCGTGGTCTCCGTCGAGTACCGTCTCGCGCCCGAGCACCCTTACCCGGCCGGTGTCGAGGACTGCTACGCCGGTCTGCTGTGGGTCGCCCGGCACGCCGCGGACCTCGGTGGGGACCCGGAACGCATCGTCGTGGCCGGCGGTAGTGCGGGTGGCGGCCTCACCGCCGCCCTCGCGCTGATGACGCGTGACCGCGAGGGCCCGAGGATCATCGGCCAGCTGGCGATGTGCCCGATGCTCGACGACCGTAACGACACTCCGTCCGCCCGGCAGATGGCGGGCACCGGACTGTGGGACCAGCACGACAACGGCGTCGGATGGGCTTGCCTGCTCGGTACGGCGTACGAGGCGGCAGACGTGCCCGCGTACGCCGCGCCTGCCCGGTCAACGGACCTGTCAGGCCTCGCCCCCGCCTTCATCGACGCGGGCGCGGGCGAGACCTTCCGCGACGAGGCGGTCACCTACGCCACCCGCATCTGGCAGGCCGGCGGGGACGCCGAACTGCACATCTGGGCGGGCGGGTTCCACGGCTTCGACCAGATGGTTCCCGGCGCCGCCGTCTCCCGCGACGCACGCCAGGCCCGAGTCAACTGGCTACGCCGCATACTGAGCCGGTAG
- a CDS encoding AMP-binding protein, with the protein MPPSKPESPRPLHPTTALETFARYADRVAFIHRGRATTYGDALSEVYRLARALRGVGLHRGDCVVLLADNRPQAVLSSLAFALLGCRQVLLEAGLAVAEQVHMVRDARAGALVFTPDYAARASEVARRTELSLLLGLGPSKEGADLLAQCASLSSMPLPAGGRASDIARLAYTGGSTGRSKGCCHTFRALSSHWVWQPRCWSPLVSAVAAAAERYLVVKPGTAPVRTDFMALPLLSGGTVHLLDAFEPGVVLGAVEEHRITAMLLNTGQLNELLDHPRSARTDLSSLRAVVVAGSAITARRMRQALERFGPALYQAYGMTEAGLISMIGPGELLEGPGERLLSAGRPQPGVALEIRSGDGKRLPVGEAGHVWVRTPQLMTGYWLHPELDAEALHDGWLRTGDIGRLDDDGYLFLLDRDKDMVNIRGVNCYSREVEEILTRHPAVRSVAVIGVPHERDGEAVHAVVVLAPGTTCQKAELRKLVETELGAPYAPTSVTFAGTLPLTPAGKVDKKKLRAPFWTGRERQIH; encoded by the coding sequence ATGCCTCCGTCCAAGCCGGAATCCCCCCGACCCCTGCACCCCACCACTGCCCTGGAGACCTTCGCGCGCTACGCCGATCGCGTCGCCTTCATCCACCGGGGCCGCGCGACTACGTATGGGGACGCCTTGAGCGAGGTCTACCGGCTGGCGCGGGCTCTGCGTGGCGTGGGCCTGCATCGCGGTGACTGCGTAGTCCTGCTGGCGGACAACCGGCCGCAGGCGGTGCTCTCCTCCCTGGCCTTCGCTCTGCTGGGATGCCGGCAGGTCCTCTTGGAGGCGGGGCTGGCCGTGGCTGAGCAGGTACACATGGTGCGTGACGCCCGTGCCGGCGCTCTGGTGTTCACGCCGGACTACGCGGCACGGGCCTCGGAGGTGGCGCGGCGAACGGAGCTCTCCCTGCTCCTCGGCTTGGGGCCGTCGAAAGAAGGGGCGGACCTCTTGGCCCAGTGCGCGTCCCTCTCCTCGATGCCGCTGCCCGCCGGCGGACGAGCCAGTGACATCGCACGCCTGGCCTACACGGGCGGCAGCACCGGTCGCTCGAAGGGCTGTTGCCACACTTTCCGCGCACTGAGCAGCCATTGGGTGTGGCAGCCCAGGTGCTGGTCTCCCCTCGTCTCGGCCGTGGCTGCCGCCGCGGAGCGGTATCTCGTCGTAAAACCTGGCACCGCTCCCGTCCGGACCGACTTCATGGCACTGCCTCTCTTGAGTGGCGGCACCGTCCACCTGCTCGACGCTTTCGAGCCGGGAGTGGTGCTGGGGGCTGTTGAGGAGCACCGCATCACCGCGATGCTCCTCAACACCGGTCAGCTGAACGAGCTGCTCGACCACCCACGGTCGGCCAGGACGGACCTGAGCAGTCTGCGCGCCGTCGTCGTCGCCGGTTCTGCCATCACGGCCCGCCGCATGCGGCAGGCGCTGGAGCGCTTCGGCCCAGCGCTGTATCAGGCATACGGGATGACCGAGGCAGGCCTGATCTCCATGATCGGCCCCGGTGAGCTCCTGGAAGGCCCCGGGGAACGGCTGCTGTCCGCCGGCCGCCCGCAACCGGGGGTCGCCCTTGAGATCCGGTCCGGTGACGGCAAGCGGCTGCCGGTGGGAGAGGCCGGCCACGTCTGGGTGCGCACGCCACAACTCATGACTGGCTATTGGCTGCACCCTGAGCTGGATGCCGAGGCGCTGCACGACGGCTGGTTGCGCACAGGGGACATCGGCCGCCTGGACGATGACGGATACCTGTTCCTGCTCGACCGGGACAAGGACATGGTCAACATCCGGGGAGTCAACTGCTACTCCCGCGAAGTCGAGGAGATCCTCACCCGTCACCCGGCGGTCCGGTCCGTAGCCGTCATCGGCGTGCCACATGAGCGGGACGGGGAGGCCGTCCACGCGGTGGTGGTGCTCGCCCCTGGCACCACCTGCCAGAAAGCCGAGTTGCGGAAACTCGTCGAGACGGAACTCGGCGCCCCTTATGCCCCTACGTCTGTGACCTTTGCCGGGACACTGCCCCTGACCCCAGCCGGAAAAGTGGACAAGAAGAAACTGCGGGCACCTTTCTGGACGGGACGGGAACGCCAGATCCACTGA